In Sorghum bicolor cultivar BTx623 chromosome 10, Sorghum_bicolor_NCBIv3, whole genome shotgun sequence, one genomic interval encodes:
- the LOC8076439 gene encoding aspartyl protease AED1, with product MAADWTLRHLALILLSITSQQVLAARQQDRHTISVQSLLSSSMCSSPSSTAPAGSTLQIVHRACLQTGDDIAVPDHHHYTGILRRDRHRVRSIYRRLTAAETTTTTTTIPARLGLAFQSLEYVVTIGIGTPPRNFTVLFDTGSDLTWVQCLPCPDSSCYPQQEPLFDPSKSSTYVDVPCSAPECHIGGVQQTRCGATSCEYSVKYGDESETHGSLAEETFTLSPPSPLAPAATGVVFGCSHEYISVFNDTGMGVAGLLGLGRGDSSILSQTRRSINSGGGVFSYCLPPRGSSTGYLTIGGGAAAPQQQYSNLSFTPLITTISQLRSAYVVNLAGVSVNGAAVDIPASAFSLGAVIDSGTVVTHMPAAAYYPLRDEFRLHMGSYKMLPEGSMKLLDTCYDVTGQDVVTAPRVALEFGGGARIDVDASGILLVLPAEDGSGQSLTLACLAFLPTNSAGLVIVGNMQQRAYNVVFDVDGGRIGFGPNGCS from the exons ATGGCTGCTGACTGGACCTTGCGGCATTTGGCACTGATCCTCCTATCCATCACCTCTCAGCAGGTTCTCGCGGCGAGGCAGCAGGACCGCCATACCATCAGCGTCCAGTCTCTGCTGTCCAGCTCGATGTGTTCTTCGCCATCATCTACCGCTCCAG CTGGAAGCACCCTCCAAATCGTCCACCGCGCGTGCCTGCAAACCGGCGACGACATCGCGGTGCCGGACCACCACCACTACACTGGCATCCTGCGCCGAGACCGCCACCGAGTCCGGTCCATCTACCGGCGCCTCACGGCGGCGGAGACcacaaccaccaccaccaccatccccGCCCGTCTCGGCCTTGCTTTCCAGAGTCTCGAGTACGTGGTGACCATCGGCATCGGAACCCCACCGCGCAACTTCACCGTCCTCTTCGACACCGGCAGCGACCTCACCTGGGTGCAGTGCCTGCCGTGCCCCGACTCCTCCTGCTATCCCCAGCAAGAACCCTTGTTCGACCCGAGCAAGTCTTCCACGTACGTCGACGTCCCGTGCAGCGCGCCGGAGTGCCACATCGGTGGCGTCCAGCAAACCAGGTGCGGGGCGACCTCGTGCGAGTACAGCGTCAAGTATGGCGACGAATCCGAGACTCACGGTAGCCTTGCCGAGGAGACTTTCACTctgtcgccgccgtcgccgctagCGCCGGCGGCCACCGGAGTCGTGTTTGGGTGCAGCCATGAGTATATTTCAGTCTTCAACGACACGGGCATGGGTGTCGCCGGTCTGCTTGGTCTAGGCCGGGGCGACTCGTCCATCCTCTCGCAGACACGCCGGAGCATtaacagcggcggcggcgtcttCTCCTACTGCCTCCCTCCACGCGGGAGCTCCACGGGATACCTCAccatcggcggcggcgccgccgctccTCAGCAGCAGTACTCGAACCTGTCCTTCACGCCTCTGATAACCACTATCTCTCAGCTGCGCTCTGCGTACGTGGTGAACCTCGCCGGCGTCTCCGTCAACGGCGCGGCCGTGGATATACCGGCGTCGGCGTTCTCCCTGGGGGCGGTCATCGACTCCGGCACGGTGGTGACGCACATGCCGGCCGCCGCGTACTACCCGCTGCGCGACGAGTTCAGGCTTCACATGGGCAGCTACAAGATGCTGCCGGAGGGGTCCATGAAATTGCTGGACACGTGCTACGACGTGACGGGGCAGGACGTCGTGACGGCGCCGCGGGTGGCGCTCGAGTTTGGCGGCGGCGCGAGGATCGACGTGGACGCGTCGGGGATTCTGTTGGTGTTACCGGCAGAGGATGGCTCAGGGCAGTCCCTGACGCTCGCGTGCTTGGCTTTCCTTCCCACCAATTCGGCGGGTCTCGTCATCGTCGGTAACATGCAGCAGAGGGCGTACAACGTTGTGTTCGATGTGGATGGAGGGAGGATTGGCTTCGGACCAAACGGATGCAGTTGA